In Gloeocapsa sp. PCC 73106, one DNA window encodes the following:
- a CDS encoding glutaminyl-peptide cyclotransferase encodes MLRLQQVSWVLLALFCALSIIYLSSAASTPIYRYEILHTYPHDPQAFTQGLIYDQGSLYESTGLRGQSSLRRVALTTGKLLQIHHLPYRYFAEGLTLRDNQLIQITWQEQTGFIYDSQSFQPLGKFTYDTEGWGLTHDDKYLIMSDGSDNIYFLDPLSFVPVKRIQVRDRGQPISKLNELEYVDGQIWANIWGSNCIAKIAPKTGRVTAWINLKGLRSPSLAANPNAVLNGIAYDREQKRLYVTGKLWSELFEIKLIPGLEGQICF; translated from the coding sequence ATGCTTAGGCTACAACAAGTTTCGTGGGTATTGTTAGCTTTGTTCTGCGCTTTGAGTATCATTTATCTCTCTAGTGCAGCTTCAACCCCTATCTATAGGTATGAAATTCTTCATACCTATCCCCACGATCCCCAAGCTTTTACCCAGGGCTTAATCTATGACCAAGGATCTCTCTACGAAAGCACCGGATTAAGAGGACAATCCTCTTTACGTCGCGTAGCCTTGACTACTGGAAAACTACTACAAATCCACCACCTCCCATACCGCTATTTTGCCGAAGGATTAACTCTGCGGGACAATCAACTGATACAAATCACTTGGCAAGAGCAAACGGGTTTTATCTATGATTCCCAAAGTTTTCAACCTCTGGGAAAATTTACATATGATACAGAAGGCTGGGGCTTGACTCACGACGATAAGTATCTAATTATGAGCGATGGCTCTGATAATATCTACTTCCTAGATCCCCTTTCTTTTGTTCCAGTCAAACGTATTCAGGTGCGCGATCGCGGTCAACCCATCAGTAAACTCAATGAACTCGAATATGTTGATGGGCAAATCTGGGCAAACATCTGGGGAAGTAACTGTATCGCTAAAATTGCACCCAAAACGGGCCGAGTTACCGCCTGGATTAATCTCAAAGGTCTGCGTTCCCCTTCACTCGCTGCTAACCCTAACGCTGTTCTCAATGGTATCGCCTACGATCGCGAACAAAAAAGACTCTATGTCACCGGAAAACTCTGGTCCGAACTATTTGAAATTAAGCTTATTCCAGGCTTAGAAGGGCAAATCTGTTTCTAA